A stretch of the Malus sylvestris chromosome 10, drMalSylv7.2, whole genome shotgun sequence genome encodes the following:
- the LOC126586426 gene encoding peroxisomal membrane protein PMP22-like produces MGSIAKKGLQQYLLQLQHHPLRTKAITAGVLSAISDIVSQKLTGIQKLQISRLLLKVLLGAVYLGPFGHFLHTILDKIFKGKKDSKTVAKKVLVEQLTASPWNNLVFMLYYGLVVEGRPWMQVKSKIKTDYPKVQYTSWTFWPVLGWINHQYVPLHLRVIFHSLVAFGWGIFLNLQARSVALPKAK; encoded by the exons ATGGGGTCGATTGCAAAGAAGGGGTTGCAGCAGTACTTGCTTCAACTTCAGCATCATCCGCTCAGAACCAAG GCAATTACTGCGGGGGTTTTGTCAGCGATCAGTGACATAGTGTCGCAGAAGCTCACCGGCATTCAGAAACTTCAGATAAGTCGGCTCCTTCTCAAAGTG CTTCTAGGAGCTGTTTATCTTGGACCATTTGGGCATTTCCTGCATACGATACTAGATAAAATTTTCAAGGGGAAGAAGGATTCAAAAACAGTAGCAAAGAAG GTGCTGGTGGAACAGCTGACGGCTTCTCCCTGGAATAACTTGGTTTTCATGCTTTACTATGGGTTGGTTGTGGAGG GACGACCTTGGATGCAagtgaaaagtaaaatcaagACGGACTACCCAAAGGTTCAATACACATCGTGGACG TTCTGGCCTGTTCTGGGGTGGATAAATCACCAGTATGTGCCACTGCACCTCCGTGTCATCTTCCACAGCTTGGTCGCTTTTGGCTG gggAATTTTCCTAAACTTGCAGGCAAGATCTGTGGCCTTACCAAAAGCCAAGTGA
- the LOC126584591 gene encoding glycine-rich protein 5-like produces MAATKVLIMLVLLGALATLSSTAEAGRDVAMNNKGGVGGAFKLDDEKTYAFFHHKFPGYGYPYGKGFGFGGGFGSGVGVGYGDGVGVGTGAASGTESGAGAGAGAAAGTGVVEGQGADGGSP; encoded by the coding sequence ATGGCTGCTACTAAGGTTTTGATCATGTTGGTGCTTTTGGGTGCTCTAGCTACACTCAGTAGCACCGCGGAGGCTGGGAGGGACGTTGCAATGAACAACAAGGGTGGCGTCGGCGGTGCATTTAAATTAGATGATGAAAAGACGTATGCATTTTTCCATCACAAGTTTCCTGGTTATGGATATCCATATGGTAAAGGATTTGGTTTTGGTGGAGGGTTCGGAAGTGGAGTAGGAGTAGGCTATGGTGACGGCGTTGGTGTAGGTACCGGAGCTGCATCGGGGACTGAATCCGGAGCTGGAGCTGGGGCTGGAGCTGCAGCTGGAACGGGGGTGGTTGAAGGGCAAGGAGCTGATGGTGGATCGCCTTGA
- the LOC126586415 gene encoding nuclear matrix constituent protein 1-like codes for MELLTFTSMFGLNLGVLQFLFFVHYVTMIQTPFERVISYYSLLLDFTLIGFFLVLDFVLHRVCEDVKKLHRQTKLMGELRNRLEENNNRLLEEKENQLQSLSAKLDLAESELETKRRDVSDLRNAFGELLVEQGVVVAENKRLHEWLESEDMFVEFDRLLGEKEDQLRSLRTTINNAELERDAKAKDANVAEAHVLVLKKLFGQLFNEHSLVLEENESLKQQLQSSSNAKLKHDQLVDENKILKTKLISLSQVESELETTTKNLNDAEADLMNLSNAFGELLDSQGVAVEANQSLQKELQSSDTKLKHLQHELETKTKEICTAKDRAMVQEKQSEEAFTEYGRMLADKEEELESLKTKLDQLQFELNGAEDDVTFMRNLFRRLLDDQDEVHEKNRTLKSWLQASFTAVKKLEYEIATKTEDLRSAHDKIMAVNNDSDYYFQEYVRLLEENKILESKAKWETAKHSEGLQTY; via the exons ATGGAGCTTTTAACGTTCACTAGCATGTTCGGCCTGAACTTGGGCGTGCTCCAGTTTCTCTTCTTCGTGCACTACGTCACGATGATCCAGACACCTTTCGAGCGCGTCATCAGTTACTACAGCCTGCTCCTCGACTTCACTCTCATCG GGTTCTTCCTAGTCCTTGATTTCGTTCTACACCGAGTATGCGAGGATGTCAAAAAACTTCACAGACAAACGAAATTGATGGGGGAACTGCGCAACAGACTTGAAGAAAACAATAATCGCTTGCTTGAGGAGAAAGAAAACCAACTGCAATCGTTGAGCGCAAAGCTCGACCTAGCTGAATCCGAGCTAGAGACCAAAAGAAGAGATGTTTCTGATCTAAGAAACGCATTTGGGGAATTGCTTGTTGAGCAAGGTGTGGTGGTTGCAGAAAACAAACGTCTACACGAGTGGTTGGAATCGGAAGATATGTTTGTCGAGTTTGATCGCTTGCTTGGGGAGAAAGAGGACCAATTGCGATCCTTGAGAACAACGATCAACAACGCAGAATTGGAGCGCGACGCCAAGGCGAAGGATGCTAATGTTGCAGAAGCCCATGTTCTTGTTCTAAAGAAGTTGTTCGGACAGCTATTTAACGAGCACAGTCTTGTCCTTGAGGAGAATGAGAGTTTAAAGCAGCAGCTGCAGTCGTCATCAAACGCCAAACTGAAACATGATCAATTGGTTGACGAAAACAAGATTTTGAAAACAAAGCTCATTAGCCTCAGCCAAGTAGAATCTGAACTCGAGACCACAACCAAAAACCTGAATGATGCAGAAGCCGATTTAATGAATTTAAGCAACGCATTCGGCGAGTTACTTGACTCGCAAGGTGTTGCAGTCGAGGCAAACCAAAGTTTACAAAAGGAGCTACAATCTTCGGACACAAAGCTCAAACATCTACAACATGAGCTTGAGACAAAGACGAAGGAGATTTGCACTGCAAAGGACCGCGCGATGGTGCAAGAGAAACAATCCGAAGAGGCTTTCACTGAGTACGGCCGTATGCTTGCGGATAAAGAGGAAGAACTGGAATCGTTGAAAACAAAACTCGACCAACTGCAATTTGAGCTTAATGGTGCAGAAGACGATGTTACTTTTATGAGGAATCTATTTAGACGATTACTTGATGATCAAGATGAGGTGCACGAGAAAAATCGAACTTTAAAGAGCTGGTTGCAGGCATCATTCACAGCAGTAAAAAAACTTGAATACGAAATCGCAACAAAGACAGAGGATCTTCGGTCTGCACACGATAAAATTATGGCTGTGAACAACGATTCAGATTATTATTTTCAAGAGTACGTTCGATTACTCGAGGAGAACAAGATCTTAGAAAGCAAAGCGAAGTGGGAGACTGCCAAGCACTCAGAAGGATTGCAGACctattga
- the LOC126586420 gene encoding aminomethyltransferase, mitochondrial has product MRGASLWQLGQSITRRIAQGDKKAVARRYFASEAELKKTVLYDFHVANGGKMVPFAGWGMPIQYKDSIIDSTINCRQNGSLFDVSHMCGLSLKGKDSISFLEKLVIADVASLAPGTGTLTVFTNEKGGAIDDSVITKVTDDHIYLVVNAGCRDKDLAHIEEHMKAFKAKGGDVSWHIHDERSLLALQGPLAAPTLQHLTKEDLSKLYFGEFQILDINGAHCFLTRTGYTGEDGFEISVPDENAVDLAKAILEKSEGKVRLTGLGARDSLRLEAGLCLYGNDMEQHTTPVEAGLTWAIGKRRRAEGGFLGAEVILKQLEEGPKIRRAGFISSGPPARSHSEIQNEKGETIGEVTSGGFSPCLKKNIAMGYVKSGSHKAGTKVKIIVRGKAYDGAVTKMPFVPTKYYKPT; this is encoded by the exons ATGAGAGGAGCGAGTTTGTGGCAGCTTGGCCAGTCAATCACCCGGCGTATTGCTCAGGGTGATAAGAAGGCTGTAGCTCGTCGATACTTTGCCTCAGAAGCTGAGCTAAAAAAGACAGTCCTCTATGACTTCCATGTTGCAAATGGCGGTAAGATGGTGCCTTTCGCTGGATGGGGAATGCCTATTCAGTACAAGGACTCAATCATCGATTCCACCATAAACTGCAGGCAGAATGGTAGTCTGTTTGATGTCTCCCATATGTGTGGGCTGAGCCTTAAGGGGAAGGATTCCATTTCTTTCCTTGAAAAGCTTGTCATTGCTGATGTTGCTTCGCTTGCCCCTGGAACGGGGACACTCACTGTCTTTACAAATGAGAAGGGAGGGGCAATTGATGACTCTGTGATTACCAAGGTTACTGACGACCACATATACCTGGTGGTGAATGCTGGATGTAGGGATAAAGATCTTGCTCACATTGAAGAGCATATGAAGGCATTCAAGGCTAAAGGGGGAGATGTCTCGTGGCACATCCATGATGAGAGATCTCTTCTAGCTCTCCAG GGTCCTCTTGCTGCCCCAACCCTTCAACACTTGACAAAAGAGGATTTGAGCAAGTTATATTTTGGAGAGTTCCAAATTTTGGATATCAATGGTGCACACTGCTTTCTTACAAGGACTGG GTACACCGGTGAAGATGGATTTGAAATCTCGGTTCCTGATGAGAATGCAGTGGATCTTGCCAAGGCAATCTTGGAGAAATCCGAGGGGAAGGTGAGGCTGACAGGTCTGGGTGCTCGTGACAGTCTCCGACTGGAAGCTGGGTTGTGTTTATATGGCAATGATATGGAGCAACACACAACACCTGTGGAGGCTGGACTCACATGGGCCATAGGGAAGAGAAGAAGGGCAGAGGGCGGCTTTCTTGGCGCTGAGGTAATACTCAAGCAACTCGAGGAAGGTCCTAAAATCCGGCGTGCTGGTTTCATCTCATCAGGTCCACCTGCTAGAAGCCACAGCGAGATTCAGAACGAGAAAGGTGAAACCATTGGGGAAGTCACAAGTGGAGGATTTAGCCCCTGCCTGAAGAAAAACATAGCGATGGGTTACGTGAAGTCTGGATCACACAAGGCCGGAACCAAAGTTAAGATCATTGTCCGAGGAAAGGCTTATGATGGAGCTGTCACGAAAATGCCTTTCGTACCTACAAAATACTACAAGCCAACATAA
- the LOC126586423 gene encoding probable F-box protein At4g22030 has product MSDDPTVIPKLYAIMEAIADRVEMHKNIGAQRDNWNHLLVISINAITLTAATMAGLAAAASTISTAKAPFMALKLSSTFLYVSATAMLAVTNKIQPSQLAEEQQNAARLFKQLHAQIQTTLSLNNNSVSNNISNVDVNEAIDKVLALDRAYPLPLLGEMLDKFPKTVEPTVWWPRVQNHQNRVRGVEGDLVHGNNGWNEKLEEEMREVARVLKSKDVPEYLRLTEIALKVNRVLAISGPILTALAALGSNFVGSSSNLGVWGVMVGVICGALAIVVNTLQHGGQVGMVVEMYRSNAGFFRLMQESIESNLREKQVERRENGGVFELKVALQLGRSLSELNLAVFPEKFASKLF; this is encoded by the coding sequence ATGTCAGATGATCCAACGGTGATTCCTAAGCTGTATGCAATCATGGAAGCCATTGCAGACAGAGTGGAGATGCATAAGAACATCGGAGCTCAGCGTGACAATTGGAACCATCTCCTTGTAATCTCCATCAATGCAATAACTCTCACTGCGGCAACCATGGCAGGACTTGCAGCTGCTGCTAGTACTATTTCTACTGCAAAAGCACCCTTTATGGCTCTCAAGCTCTCTTCCACTTTTCTCTACGTATCCGCCACCGCCATGCTTGCGGTGACAAACAAAATCCAACCGTCCCAGCTCGCCGAGGAGCAGCAGAACGCGGCGAGGCTGTTCAAGCAGCTCCATGCACAGATTCAAACAACCCTATCTCTCAACAACAACAGTGTAAGTAATAATATTAGTAATGTGGATGTGAATGAAGCTATAGATAAAGTGTTGGCATTGGACAGGGCTTACCCTCTTCCTTTGTTAGGTGAAATGCTCGACAAGTTTCCCAAAACTGTGGAGCCCACAGTGTGGTGGCCAAGAGTACAGAATCATCAAAATAGGGTTCGGGGGGTTGAAGGTGATTTAGTACATGGGAATAATGGGTGGAATGAGAAGTTGGAAGAGGAGATGAGAGAggttgctagggttttgaagagcAAGGATGTGCCTGAGTACTTGAGATTGACTGAAATAGCCTTGAAAGTCAACAGAGTTTTGGCTATTTCTGGTCCTATTTTAACTGCCCTTGCAGCTTTGGGGTCTAATTTTGTGGGTTCAAGTAGCAATCTTGGGGTGTGGGGAGTAATGGTAGGGGTCATATGTGGAGCTTTGGCTATTGTTGTGAATACATTGCAGCATGGTGGGCAAGTTGGGATGGTGGTTGAAATGTACAGGAGCAATGCTGGTTTTTTTAGGCTGATGCAAGAGAGTATtgaatcaaatttgagagagaaacaagttgagaggagagagaatggGGGAGTGTTTGAATTGAAGGTGGCTTTGCAGCTTGGAAGGAGCTTATCAGAACTCAATCTTGCTGTTTTCCCTGAAAAGTTTGCAAGCAAGCTATTCTAG
- the LOC126586425 gene encoding uncharacterized protein LOC126586425: protein MIQLLFVVILSEMVLILAFLFRTPFRKLVILGLDQIKRGRGPVVVKTVAATVFVVLMTNVYSIVKIRGSRIDKAAVLSPTDQVLMIKHLLDATLMGCSLFLALMIDRLHHYIRELRIRRKGMEALKKQNRGSEDGKSSSLDKMKVLENEMATLHTRLKQLESEIETKTKDVHTAESSILALRKQSEGFLLEYDRLLEENQNLKHQLQSVDWKISRSGSKKDS from the exons ATGATTCAGCTGCTGTTCGTAGTGATTTTATCAGAAATGGTTCTGATACTGGCGTTTCTGTTCAGGACCCCCTTCAGGAAGCTGGTGATTTTGGGGCTGGATCAGATCAAGCGCGGCCGCGGCCCCGTCGTGGTGAAGACGGTGGCGGCGACGGTGTTTGTGGTGCTGATGACCAACGTTTACAGCATAGTTAAGATCAGAGGGAGCCGGATCGACAAAGCTGCTGTTCTTAGTCCCACCGATCAGGTCCTCATGATCAAGCACCTTCTCGACGCCACTCTCATGG GATGCTCCCTATTTCTTGCTCTTATGATAGACAGACTACATCACTACATTAGAGAACTTCGTATACGAAGAAAGGGCATGGAAGCCCTTAAGAAACAGAACAGAGGATCTGAGGATGGAAAATCTAGCAGTTTGGATAAGATGAAAGTCTTGGAGAATGAGATGGCTACATTGCATACGAGACTCAAACAACTAGAATCTGAAATCGAGACAAAGACGAAAGATGTCCATACTGCAGAGTCCAGCATCCTTGCTCTAAGAAAACAATCGGAAGGGTTTCTTCTCGAGTATGATCGTTTACTTGAAGAAAACCAAAACTTAAAGCATCAGTTGCAGTCAGTTGACTGGAAAATATCACGTTCAGGTAGCAAGAAAGATTCATAA
- the LOC126586419 gene encoding probable F-box protein At4g22030, with protein MASLQTSSLLFSSPSRCSSSNRTINAAIHVPKLPRLRFTVPKQTTKLVLEGLQLKEQVLKHENIDLYNNNQSAATATPTVSTAQLYALLEAVADRVEMHANIGDQRNNWNALLLSSINMITLSASLMAGVNAAAGTSVLALNISSAILFSAATGMLLIMNKIQPSQLAEEQRNATRLFRQLQSEIETVFALRDPTEKDVKETMEKVLALDKAYPLPLLGAMLEKFPKKFEPAVWWPRNVVQSQNPRKLKSQKGKNVNGWSEELESEMREIIQAVKSKDIEDYERLGNLVLKINKILAVSGPVLTGIAAVGSAFVGHGSATAAVAAVAAGSLASIVNAFQHGAQVGMVFEMYRNCAGFFNKLEDSIEATLGEQDLEKRENGGIFEMKVAMQLGRSLEQLRELASKSALYRSNGEPIDEFGCKLF; from the coding sequence ATGGCTTCCCTCCAAACTTCAtctctcctcttctcttctccctcacGTTGTTCTTCCTCAAACAGAACCATAAATGCCGCCATTCATGTCCCCAAGCTCCCAAGACTCCGCTTCACTGTCCCCAAACAAACGACGAAGCTCGTCCTCGAAGGCCTCCAGTTGAAGGAACAAGTTCTGAAACACGAAAACATCGATTTGTATAATAACAATCAGTCTGCAGCAACAGCAACTCCTACAGTTTCCACAGCTCAGCTCTACGCGCTCTTAGAGGCGGTGGCGGACAGAGTGGAGATGCACGCAAACATTGGCGACCAGCGCAATAACTGGAACGCACTCTTACTTAGCTCTATCAACATGATCACTCTCTCCGCTTCCCTCATGGCCGGAGTTAATGCAGCTGCTGGAACGTCCGTTTTGGCATTGAACATTTCATCGGCTATTTTGTTTTCCGCGGCCACCGGAATGCTGCTTATCATGAACAAGATCCAGCCTTCGCAGCTCGCCGAGGAGCAGCGCAACGCTACGAGGTTGTTCAGGCAGCTCCAGAGTGAAATTGAGACGGTGTTTGCTCTTCGTGATCCTACTGAGAAAGATGTGAAGGAGACAATGGAGAAGGTTTTGGCTCTTGACAAAGCTTACCCTCTTCCGTTACTTGGTGCCATGCTCGAAAAATTCCCCAAAAAATTTGAGCCGGCTGTTTGGTGGCCTAGAAATGTTGTTCAATCCCAAAATCCAAGGAAACTGAAATCCCAGAAGGGAAAGAATGTGAATGGATGGAGTGAAGAACTTGAAAGTGAAATGAGAGAAATTATTCAAGCTGTGAAGAGCAAGGACATTGAAGACTATGAGAGATTAGGGAACTTGGTTCTAAAGATCAACAAGATTTTGGCAGTTTCGGGCCCTGTGCTTACTGGGATTGCGGCTGTTGGATCCGCTTTTGTAGGCCATGGATCAGCCACTGCCGCGGTTGCAGCAGTGGCTGCAGGCTCGTTGGCTAGCATAGTGAATGCTTTTCAGCATGGCGCGCAAGTAGGGATGGTATTTGAGATGTATAGAAACTGCGCCGGCTTCTTCAACAAGTTGGAAGATTCAATTGAAGCAACACTTGGAGAACAAGACttggagaagagagaaaatgggGGGATTTTCGAAATGAAGGTTGCAATGCAGTTGGGAAGAAGCTTGGAGCAACTCAGAGAACTTGCATCGAAATCAGCTTTGTATCGTTCGAACGGAGAACCAATAGACGAATTCGGTTGCAAGCTTTTCTAA
- the LOC126586424 gene encoding transcription repressor KAN1, whose translation MKDQAMERIEGDDHHHQSSSFLKRSPCSSVDNGDQKPHTSSFDDGDGVTPNRSTAQGKHLVVHGYHHHFPAAAGHRQMIGSLLKSSPSSSTPVRPYVRSRMPRLRWTPDLHRCFVHAVERLGGEQRATPKMVLQIMNVKGLNISHVKSHLQMYRSMKHEQGIQAAALAAKKNGMLQVSEHSNNSNFLKPIDIAQPVYHQKKDLMKKMYNHGPCQSNETRYIEGLDRNTSPLAKWKDETKPLVLPYQAPSSFIVDNDLLKRCTDNIGQESNHKELEDLGSTKSEYDARMSLSVNASSSKASRELLRFSKAAGNSDANDVSLELTLGT comes from the exons ATGAAAGATCAGGCAATGGAGAGGATTGAAGGAGATGATCACCATCACCAGAGCTCCTCATTTCTTAAGAGGTCTCCCTGTTCTTCTGTTGACAATGGTGATCAGAAACCCCACACGTCATCATTTGACGACGGTGATGGTGTTACTCCTAATAGAAGCACAGCTCAAGGGAAGCATCTAGTAGTCCACGGCTACCACCATCATTTTCCGGCCGCCGCCGGTCATCGTCAGATGATCGGCAGCCTGTTGAAATCATCCCCGTCGTCATCGACTCCGGTGAGACCTTATGTTCGGTCCAGAATGCCTCGGCTTCGTTGGACGCCTGATCTTCACCGCTGTTTTGTGCATGCAGTTGAAAGGCTTGGCGGAGAACAAA GAGCCACTCCAAAGATGGTTTTACAGATCATGAATGTGAAAGGCCTTAACATATCACACGTTAAAAGCCATCTTCAG ATGTACAGGAGTATGAAGCATGAGCAAGGCATACAAG CAGCTGCTTTGGCAGCAAAGAAGAATGGTATGTTGCAGGTCTCTGAGCACTCAAACAACTCAAACTTCTTAAAGCCAATCGATATTGCTCAACCTGTTTACCACCAAAAGAAAGACTTGATGAAGAAAATGTACAACCATGGACCCTGCCAAAGCAATGAAACTCGTTACATTGAAGGCCTTGACAGGAACACCAGTCCTCTGGCGAAATG GAAGGATGAAACGAAGCCATTAGTACTACCCTATCAAGCACCAAGTTCTTTCATCGTAGACAATGATCTGCTCAAAAGATGCACTGATAATATTGGACaa GAGAGCAATCATAAAGAATTGGAAGATTTAGGCAGTACCAAAAGCGAATATGATGCAAGAATGTCTCTATCAGTCAACGCGTCATCATCGAAAGCCTCTCGTGAGCTGTTGAGGTTCAGCAAAGCAGCTGGGAATTCAGATGCGAATGATGTCTCTCTTGAGCTCACTCTTGGTACTTAA
- the LOC126586417 gene encoding mitogen-activated protein kinase kinase kinase 18-like — MDWTRGRTIGLGSSATVSIAKSHRSGEVFAVKSAELSQSQFLQKEQTILSTLSSPYIVQYKGHNISNENGAVLYNLFLEYAPGGTVSDAIRRQGGCLNEAATRCYARQILLGLQHLHSNQIAHCDVKCQNILVAENCAKVKLADLGCSRRVNSDRGSPIGGTPLYMAPEVARGEEQGIAADLWALGCTIIEMTTGRAPWPDVCDPVSALYRIGFSGDAPGIPSSLSKQGRDFVAKCLIRDPLERWSAVELLEHGFLLEAPNDLLSPTTVLDRGLLEEEFDLDQIRDPTCESGCSDYSAKERIRHLSEGNTSSLEVPNWACDEHNWVNVRSNNIENQDLAQKHTAFSPLNRQFKLALLCPHNFYFEPTYTYSNMNPNTNTNKDTSSDATSFSSKHRKSKAWMASKCNKYVSFANPNFVNKNFWLFVNVFKDERKKEDLTT, encoded by the coding sequence ATGGATTGGACTAGAGGCCGAACCATCGGCCTTGGCTCCTCTGCCACAGTCTCCATCGCCAAGTCACACCGCTCCGGCGAGGTTTTTGCAGTCAAGTCGGCCGAGCTCTCACAATCTCAATTCCTCCAAAAGGAGCAAACAATTTTATCCACGTTGAGCTCTCCCTATATAGTACAGTACAAGGGCCACAACATCTCAAATGAAAACGGTGCCGTTTTGTACAATCTATTTTTAGAATACGCGCCCGGAGGCACTGTCTCCGACGCTATCCGACGGCAAGGCGGTTGCCTAAACGAGGCGGCGACAAGGTGCTACGCGAGGCAGATTCTACTCGGGCTGCAGCACCTCCATTCCAATCAAATCGCTCACTGCGACGTCAAGTGTCAGAACATTTTGGTCGCGGAAAATTGCGCGAAAGTGAAGCTCGCCGATTTGGGTTGCTCTCGCCGCGTAAATTCTGATCGTGGGTCGCCCATTGGCGGGACCCCTCTGTACATGGCGCCGGAGGTGGCGCGCGGGGAGGAACAGGGGATCGCCGCCGACTTGTGGGCTCTGGGATGCACAATAATCGAAATGACCACCGGGCGGGCTCCGTGGCCCGACGTTTGCGACCCCGTATCGGCGTTGTACCGAATCGGGTTTTCCGGCGATGCGCCGGGGATACCGAGCTCTCTGTCGAAGCAAGGCAGGGACTTTGTCGCCAAGTGTTTGATCAGGGACCCACTGGAGAGGTGGTCGGCAGTTGAGCTTCTGGAGCATGGATTTTTACTCGAGGCACCCAATGATTTGCTAAGTCCCACCACCGTACTGGATCGTGGTTTGTTGGAGGAGGAATTTGATTTGGACCAGATTCGGGATCCGACATGTGAAAGCGGTTGTTCGGATTATTCAGCTAAGGAGAGGATCCGACACTTGAGCGAAGGCAATACGTCGTCGTTAGAGGTACCCAATTGGGCTTGTGATGAACATAATTGGGTCAACGTGAGGAGCAACAATATTGAAAATCAAGATTTAGCTCAAAAACACACCGCTTTTTCACCTCTTAACCGGCAATTCAAACTCGCGCTACTTTGCCCCCATAATTTTTACTTCGAGCCAACGTATACGTATTCAAATATGAATCCGAATACGAATACGAATAAGGATACTAGTAGTGATGCTACTAGCTTTAGCAGTAAACATAGGAAGAGCAAGGCTTGGATGGCCTCTAAATGTAACAAATATGTATCTTTTGCAAatccaaattttgtaaataaaaatttttGGTTGTTTGTGAATGTATttaaagatgaaagaaaaaaggaagacTTGACAACATAG